The Methanosarcinales archaeon sequence ATTTACAGGGATTAAGGAGTTTATAGGAATTTATTGAATTTGTAGGCGGTTTTATCAAGTTTACCACTGGCTTAGTTCATTAAATATAGGACACCACCTGATATTTACCCACTCAATGTTAAAGAATGCCAAAAAAAAGTAAAAAGAAAAGTGACTGACCCTATCCCCTTTCAGCAAGATCTTTTGTAAACCACTCTTCAACATTGTCCTCATAGAACAGCTTTAAAAGATCATCATCCAGGTTAGAAGGCTGGATCTTGATCATCCAGGCTTCCCCATATGGGTCTTCAGCCAGCAGTCCAAGGTTGTCCTCGACATCACTATTGACCTCGATCACGGTCCCGGATACAGGCATTTGCAGACCTCCTACCCATTTAGCAGACTCCAGAGATCCGA is a genomic window containing:
- a CDS encoding glycine cleavage system protein H, whose protein sequence is MVEIEGYELPDELYYTKEHTWARVEDDGTVTSGIDAYGGTAAGEIEFLDLPLEDDEFEAGEAFGSLESAKWVGGLQMPVSGTVIEVNSDVEDNLGLLAEDPYGEAWMIKIQPSNLDDDLLKLFYEDNVEEWFTKDLAERG